TGTGGTAGTATGCGCCGGGTATGGAGTGCCTACCGGTCTGTAAGGTGTGGCTGCGGTATTTTGGAAAGGTGTCCATATTTTTATCTGTGTAGGGGGCAGACCCAGGACCGGTAGGTTCGGTTTGCAACCGAACCCCAGGACCGGTAGGTTCGGTTTGCAACCGAACCGGATTCTACGCGGAACCCTTGAAGTCTTCAACCCCGTCTTGGATCCCGTCTCGATCCCCAGGACCGGTAGGTTCGGTTTGATGAAGATTAATTTATTAATTCGGTAATTTTCTGAAGATGCCCGGTGTGGTTGCAAACCGCACCTACCGGCCTGGGGACCGCGGCGGTTGCAAACCGCACCTACCAAGTTTGGGAAGCAAGACGTTTTTTACGGCCAATATGTTATGCTTTTTCCAGTTGTTTCTGAGGCATCAACGTATTTAGCCAGATCGCGCAACGCAATAACCGTGCAACTCCTGTCACGAAGATAATCCATATAGGTCTTAAACTGCTCGGGTGAGACATTGACCCATGGATGTTCAACGGCAGGCACACCGTGAAATGTCAGGACTGCGATCTTTCCGTCCTTCGCCTGTTCAACCGCCCAAACCAAATCCTCAAACCCGTAGTTCGGACCGGGGACACCTGCTGACGGAATGACCAACGGGTGATGGACATCCGGATCGTAAGCCGGTCCACGTCCGCCCTCTGGGTGAAATGGAAACTCCGGTCCAATGCCACGCCGCGCGAAACGATACCCTTTTTCTGACAACGCTTCTATCGCTTCCGGTCCGCGACAATCCGCCGGATAGCCAAAGGTCTCAGGCACAGGGATACCGTATGCCTCGCACCGTTCATCGATGTGTATCAAGTCTGCCAGCAATTCCGCTTTCGATTGTGTGTTGGTATGCGTATGATGACGGGTGTGGTTACCTATTTCAAAACCCTCGTCGTGCAATTGACGGATCTCTTCCCATGTGACATAGTGTGTCTTATTATTGAGGAAATTGAGGCCTTCAGTGATGAAAAACGTTGCCCCAAAACCGTATTGCTTCAACAAGGGGCCAACATAAGCATAGTCAGACTTATTACCGTCATCAAAGGTAAGGACAACCAACCTGTCGGGGATAGGTTGTAGGGTTTCAGTTTCAGACAATTCTTGATTTTCTTTTTTCATTTTTGCCCCTAACGATTTGCAGTTTCTCTCCTGCGGCGATGGTAAGCCGGTTGAACATCCATGTCAATTGCGTTCCAGTAATACTTCAGCGAATCGTTCGTTTCCCATTCGGAATAGACCTCTTCCCATTTCGCACAGCCCAGATGAACGGTGAGCGCGTCTTCATCAACAGGTTCGTTGACCGATTGATAGCGGGCACTCGTCGCGAGCCGTATGCGATCCTCGGTCACGTTGTCACGACCTCGATGAATCGTTAAACTGTGGAACATGACGACATCTCCACATTTAAAGGGGTTCCAAGCCCATTCAGTATTGTCTTCGATCAACTCCCAGGAACGGACACCGCCGTCCTCTAACAACCCATGACGGTTTGATCCACGGGCAATCGCCAAGCCACCCAACTCGGCATCACAGTCTCCGAGAGGTGTCCAGACGGTCCATGTTTCCTGCGAACCACGAACTGGGCTGAAGTCCTGATGTGGTGGCGTGGTATACTGATGTTCTCCTGGGAAGATAGTGTGACAGATGTGGCGCGGATGAATGAAAACGGACGTGCCGAACAAGACCTCCAGAACACGCACGATGTGCTTGTGATGCGGAAGCGCGTGGAAAAGTCGGAGTTTCTGGACATCAATGTAAAAATTTCTGAAAGTCTCGGACCTATCCTGTTCGCAGATGAAGACCCCTTCTCTGCGGATACCGGCATCGGGATGGGTGTCCGGGGCAAGGAGTTCGTGATGTTCTGCCACACGAAGCACCTGTTGACGTAACGCAAGCACCGGTTCTACAGGAAGCAGTGCGGGAAAGAAGAGATACCCGTTCTGGTGACTGTGTTCAAGAAGCCGAGCACGATCTCCGATCAAGTCTGTGCAGTCCACGAATGGCGATTCGACACGCATTAGAGTTGTTACCTCTTAACTTGATTTTTAAGGTTGCTTAAGCGCACCCCAAAGGGTTGACAGACTGTTATGTGGG
The Candidatus Poribacteria bacterium DNA segment above includes these coding regions:
- a CDS encoding phytanoyl-CoA dioxygenase family protein codes for the protein MRVESPFVDCTDLIGDRARLLEHSHQNGYLFFPALLPVEPVLALRQQVLRVAEHHELLAPDTHPDAGIRREGVFICEQDRSETFRNFYIDVQKLRLFHALPHHKHIVRVLEVLFGTSVFIHPRHICHTIFPGEHQYTTPPHQDFSPVRGSQETWTVWTPLGDCDAELGGLAIARGSNRHGLLEDGGVRSWELIEDNTEWAWNPFKCGDVVMFHSLTIHRGRDNVTEDRIRLATSARYQSVNEPVDEDALTVHLGCAKWEEVYSEWETNDSLKYYWNAIDMDVQPAYHRRRRETANR
- a CDS encoding polysaccharide deacetylase family protein, producing MKKENQELSETETLQPIPDRLVVLTFDDGNKSDYAYVGPLLKQYGFGATFFITEGLNFLNNKTHYVTWEEIRQLHDEGFEIGNHTRHHTHTNTQSKAELLADLIHIDERCEAYGIPVPETFGYPADCRGPEAIEALSEKGYRFARRGIGPEFPFHPEGGRGPAYDPDVHHPLVIPSAGVPGPNYGFEDLVWAVEQAKDGKIAVLTFHGVPAVEHPWVNVSPEQFKTYMDYLRDRSCTVIALRDLAKYVDASETTGKSITYWP